DNA sequence from the Streptomyces canus genome:
AAGGCGACGCCGAGCAGCCACGGGGGGAGCTGCCCGGCGTCGGTCTGTCGCTCCGACGGGGGATGCGGAGCGCGTACGAAGTATGTCACGGGTAACCCGTCGTACGGCACTGGAACAACATGATTGATCTGAGCTTTCCTTGAGCTTGGTGCTTCAGGTCCGCTCGCGCGGTTCACCCCGTGCACCCGACGCCGCCCCGCCCGCACCGCCTTCCGGCACGGGTTCCGCGAAGTCGTCATCGGCTCGCGGCGGCAAGATCATCGGCCGGGTGGGAGCGGTCACGAAGGTCGACGGCAGCGAGGGCGCGTTCTCCCGCCCCGCGTTGGCGATGACGACGGCGATATAGGGCAGAACCGCCCCGAGCACCAGCGCGACGATCGCGACGTGCCGTTCGACGTTCCAGAGCGTGGCCGCGAGCACCACGGAAATCGTACGGACCGTCATCGAGATGACGTACCGGCGCTGACGTCCGCGCACGTCCTCCTGAAGGCTCGTCCTGGCTCCGGTGATCCGGAACACCTGGGCGCTGCCGCCGCCATGCTGCTTCCGCATCACATTCCACCATCCGCCCGCATCGGACTCTCCGCGTTCCCCGCATCCGCTCCGTACCCGGTGGAGGTACCGGGCCCGGACAACTCCCACGTTACGCCGCGTCTGCGCCGCCTACGAGACCGGGGCACCTCCCGCCCGGGCGAACCGGCTCGCTCCCGGCACGTACGGCCGCACCCGGCATGCGGCGTAGCCCGAACGGACCGACACTGACCGTAATGCTCACGTCGAGCCGTACGAGGAGGCAGCCATGGGCTGGTTGTGGGCGATCATCGTGGGATTCGTGCTGGGTCTCATCGCGAAGGCGATCATCCCCGGCAAACAGCACAGCCCCCTCTGGCTGACCAGCATCTTCGGCATGCTGGGCGCCGTGGCCGGCAACGCCATGGCGCGCGGGTTCGGCGTGGACGAGACGCCCGGCATCGACTGGAGCCGCCACGTCTTCCAGCTCATCGCCGCGATCGTCATCGTCGGCTTCGGCGACATGCTCTACATGGCGACGCTGGGCAAGAGGAAATTCCGGACCTGAGAGCCGTACGACGAAGGGGGCGCCCTCCACCGGGAGAGGCGCCCCCTTCTGCTGTGCTCAGGATCTAGGCCGAGGTGACCTCGACCGCGGCCAGGTTCTTCTTGCCCCGGCGCAGCACCAGCCAGCGACCGTGGAGCAGGTCCTCCTTGGCGGCCACCGCGTCCTCGGCCGCGACCTTGACGTTGTTCACGTAGGCCCCGCCCTCCTTCACCGTCCGCCGCGCGGCCGACTTGCTGGCCACGAGTCCCACCTCGGCGAACAGATCCACGACGGCACCGAGCTCGGCGACCCGGATGTGCGGCACCTCCGAGAGCGCCGCGGTCAGCGTCTTCTCGTCCAGCTCCGCCAGCTCCCCCTGC
Encoded proteins:
- a CDS encoding DUF3099 domain-containing protein: MRKQHGGGSAQVFRITGARTSLQEDVRGRQRRYVISMTVRTISVVLAATLWNVERHVAIVALVLGAVLPYIAVVIANAGRENAPSLPSTFVTAPTRPMILPPRADDDFAEPVPEGGAGGAASGARGEPRERT
- a CDS encoding GlsB/YeaQ/YmgE family stress response membrane protein, whose amino-acid sequence is MGWLWAIIVGFVLGLIAKAIIPGKQHSPLWLTSIFGMLGAVAGNAMARGFGVDETPGIDWSRHVFQLIAAIVIVGFGDMLYMATLGKRKFRT